The window CCGACCACCACGACCCGGGTCATCCGTCCACCTCCGCAGGGGGTTCCTGCCCCGGTTCCTGCCCGAACACGTGCCGGCGGACCCACGCGTGCATCGCGATCGCCGACGCCGCACCGGCATTGATCGACCGCGTCGACCCGAACTGCGCGATCGAGAGGATCGCCTCGCACCGGGCGTGCGCGGCCGCGGACAGGCCCGGGCCCTCCTGGCCGAAGAGCAGGACGCACTCCCGCGGCAGCGGGTAGGTCTCCAGCGGGACCGACCCCGGGAGGTTGTCGACCCCGATCAGCGGCAGGCCGGCCGCGGCGGCCCAGGCGCCGAGCGCCGCCGCGTCCGGGTGGTGCCGGACGTGCTGGTAGCGGTCGGTGACCATCGCGCCCCGGCGGTTCCAGCGTCGCTGCCCGACGATGTGAACCTCCGCGGCCAGGAACGCGTTCGCGGTCCGCACGACCGAGCCGATGTTGAAGTCGTGCTGCCAGTTCTCGATCGCGACGTGGAAGGTGTGCCGCCGCGTGTCCAGGTCGGCGACCACGGCCTCGCGGCGCCAGTAGCGGTACCGGTCGACGACGTTGCGCCGGTCCCCGTTCGCGAGCAGGTCCGGGTCCAGCCGCGGGTCGTCCGGCCAGGGCTCCGGGTGGGGGCCCACGCCGACGTCCAGGACGTCCTCGGCCCCGCCCCGGCCCTCCGACTCACCGCGGTCCTCCGACACGGAGCGAGACTAGGGCCCCGCTCCGCCCGCCCGGGGACCCCGGCGCGGGACACTGGTGTCGTGATCACCTCGGACTCGGCTCGAACCGCGCCCTCGCACGCACTGCGGATCGCCCTCGGCCCCGCGCTCTCCGTCGTCCTGGCTGCCGGCCTGCTCGCCGGCTGCGGCGGCGACGACGACCCGATCCCGTCGTCGGCCGCCGACCAGACGCCGGTCAAGTCCCGGCCGATCGGCGAGACCCCGGAGCCGACGCCGACCCCGTCGGCGTCCTCCTCCCCCGACGGCGCCGCCACCGCCGGACCGGCGACCACCCCGGCCCCGGGCGGGGTCGAGGTGAAGGGGAACGGGATCACGTTCCGCCTGCCGGGCGAACCGGAGCGCTTCACGCAGACCGGCAAGGCCGGCTCCACGTCGATCACCTTCGACATCTTCCGTTACGAGGCCGCGACCGAGGTGTACACCGTGACCCGCGGCCACTACCCGAAGGTCGGGACGCTGCCCAGCCTCAAGGAGGCGCTGGAGACCTCCGCGAAACAGGCCGGCGGCAAGATCGCGACCTCACGGACCTTCACCTACAAGAAGAAGCCCGCGATCGAGGGCACGATCGTCGGCGTCAAGGACAAGGGCAAGGAAGTCACGATCTTCGCCCGCTACGTCGTCGTGGACCGCGTGATGTACGGCCTGCTCTTCCTCGACCGGGGCGGCAGCGCCGGGCCGACCTCGGCGTTTCTCACCTTCGTCAACTCCGTGGAGTTCTCCTGATGCGCCGCACCCGCTTCGCGCCCGCCCTGCTCGCGGGGGCCCTGCTCCTGACCGGTTGCGGCGAGGGCGAGGCTCCGGAGGCGCTGCCGTCGGTGACGCCCGAGCCCAGCCCCACCTCGACCGCGTTCACCGCGAAGGGCAAGGGCTACTCGATCGTCTTCCCGGAGGCGGCGCGGAACACCAAGGAGCGCGCGAAGACCGGGCTGAAGCTGACCTACGACGTCTGGACGCTGCGGACCGAGAACGCGGACTTCTCCAGCAGTCGGGCGTCCTACGCGAACCACGGCAAGCCGAACCTGCGGGACGCGCTGAACAGCGCCGCCCGGCAGACCGGCGGCCGGATCACGAACTCGCGGACCTTCACCTACCGGGGCTCGCCCGCCATCGAGGGGACCATCGTCGGCGCGCTGAAGTCCGACCGCGAGGCCCGGGTGACGGCGCGCTACATCCTCGTCGACGGCAAGTTCCTCTTCGGCCTGATCTACCGGGCCAAGGTGAAGGCCACCGCGGAGATGAAGCAGACCCGGGACGCCTGGCTGAACTCCCTGCGCTTCACGAAGGCCTGAGTTCCGCCGGGGACCGGACCCCCGACGTAGGGTGACCGGGTGATCTCGGCGGCGGGGGTCGAACTCTCCCTCGACCTGCAGGGACTGAGTACGGGGCTGGTCTACCTCGTCGTCCTCTCGTTCGTCTTCGTCGAGTCCGGGATCCTGCTCGGGTTCTTCCTCCCCGGGGACGCGCTGCTGTTCGGGGCCGGCCTGGTCGCCGCGTCGCCCCACTCGGACGTCGCGCTGTGGCCGCTGACGATCGGTGTCTGCGTGGCCGCCGTGGCCGGTGACGCCGTCGGCTACTGGACGGGCCGACGCTGGGGCCGGCCGTGGCTGGAGACCAAGCCGAAGATGGCCGCGCACATCGCCAAGGCCGAGGCGTTCTACGACCGCTGGGGCCCGATCGCGGTCGTCGTCGCCCGCTGGTTCCCGTGGCTGCGGACGGCGACGCCGGTGGTCGCCGGCGTGGCCCGCATGCCCTACCGGCGGTTCGTCACGGCGAACGTCGTCGGCGCGGTGACGTGGGGAGCGGGACTGATCCTGCTCGGCTACTACTCGTACGAGATCTCGTGGCTGCGGAACACGGCGATCGCGATCGGCCTGACGTGCGGCGCGCTCATGCTGATCGCTGCCGCCGTCCGGTGGATCTTGGCCCGACGGCGCGCACGGGCGGATAACCTCGCGGGGTGAATGTCGCGCTCGGCCCGTCGTGGCTCGAACCTGAGCAGCTCATCGACAACTTCGGCTTCGCCGGACTGCTGCTGATCATCTTCGCCGAGTGCGGCATCCTGCTCGGCCTCGTCTTCCCCGGCGACAGCCTGCTGTTCATCGCGGGCCTGCTGCTCGCCGACGACACCCTGAGCCAGCCGTTGTGGCTCGCGTGCGTGTGTCTGTGGATCGCGGCGACCGCGGGCAACCTCGTCGGCTACTGGATCGGCCGACGCACCGGCCCGGCCGTCTTCGCGCGGCCGAACTCACGGATCTTCAAACAGGAGTACGTCGAGAAGACCGCGGCGTTCTTCGACAAGCACGGCGGCCGCGCGATCGTCCTCGCCCGGTTCGTCCCGATCGTCCGGACCCTGATCACGTTCATGGCCGGCTCGGTGAAGATGAACGCCCGGGCGTTCACGCTCTACTCGATGGTCGGCGCGCTGCTCTGGGCCGTCGGGGTCACGGTGCTCGGCTACCAGCTCGGCGAGGTCGACTTCGTCCGCGAGCACGTCGAGGCGATCCTGCTCGGCGTCGTCGCCCTCTCGGTGCTCCCGATCGCGATCCACCTGCTTCGCGAGCGTCGCTCCCGCACCGAGCACGCCACCGAGCCGGAGGCCGGCGACCCGGTCGCCTGAGGGGCCAACCTGCGCCGAGTGCGCAGATCAGCACCGCTCGACCGGCCGCAACCGGGGCTCAACTGCGCACTCGGTGTAGATCGTTCAGGATCAGGCAGCTGCTGGTCGCGGTGGCGAGGAGGCGGCCCTTCTCGTCGACCATCTTGGCCTCGGCGAGGGCGGTGCGGCGGCCGGAGTGGACGACGGTGCCGATCGCGCGGACCTCGCCGCCGTCGGGGGTCATCGGGCGCAGGAACTTCACCGCGAGGTCGAGCGAGGTGTAGTTGACCCCCGCCTCGAGCGTGGTGTGGACGGCGCAGCCGGCGGCGGAATCCAGCAGCGTCGCGTAGACGCCGCCGTGGACCGAGCCGATCGGGTTGTAGAGGTGCTCGGCCGGGGAGATCGCGAACACCGCGAGGCCCTTGTCGACCTCGACGAGGCGGAAGCCGAGGGTCTGGGAGATCGGCGGGGGCGGGGTGTTCGTCTCGAGCAGGTACTGGAACAGCTCCAGCCCGGAGCGGCCCTGCGCGGCCTCGACGTAGATCTTCGGGTCCACCCAGGTGTAGGTGCGCTCGCGCCCGTCCGTTGCCGTCACCGCAGCCTCCTCGCCCGCCCACTGGTCGTTTGTTACCGAACAGTAGGAGCGGCCCGGGTCTTCCCGCGAGGCCTGTGCCCCCGGTCACATCGGCTTTCGTCGGTCGGGATCGCGGGTAGCCCGCCGGGCATGTCCGGGACCGGAACGGCCCCGCGGACGGCGTTCGTCCCCGGGGCGGGACGCACCGACACCTCGGCCGGTCCGCGGCGCACCGGCACCGAGTGGATGGACTTCGCCC is drawn from Sporichthya brevicatena and contains these coding sequences:
- a CDS encoding DedA family protein — encoded protein: MISAAGVELSLDLQGLSTGLVYLVVLSFVFVESGILLGFFLPGDALLFGAGLVAASPHSDVALWPLTIGVCVAAVAGDAVGYWTGRRWGRPWLETKPKMAAHIAKAEAFYDRWGPIAVVVARWFPWLRTATPVVAGVARMPYRRFVTANVVGAVTWGAGLILLGYYSYEISWLRNTAIAIGLTCGALMLIAAAVRWILARRRARADNLAG
- a CDS encoding RNA methyltransferase; translation: MSEDRGESEGRGGAEDVLDVGVGPHPEPWPDDPRLDPDLLANGDRRNVVDRYRYWRREAVVADLDTRRHTFHVAIENWQHDFNIGSVVRTANAFLAAEVHIVGQRRWNRRGAMVTDRYQHVRHHPDAAALGAWAAAAGLPLIGVDNLPGSVPLETYPLPRECVLLFGQEGPGLSAAAHARCEAILSIAQFGSTRSINAGAASAIAMHAWVRRHVFGQEPGQEPPAEVDG
- a CDS encoding DedA family protein, which translates into the protein MNVALGPSWLEPEQLIDNFGFAGLLLIIFAECGILLGLVFPGDSLLFIAGLLLADDTLSQPLWLACVCLWIAATAGNLVGYWIGRRTGPAVFARPNSRIFKQEYVEKTAAFFDKHGGRAIVLARFVPIVRTLITFMAGSVKMNARAFTLYSMVGALLWAVGVTVLGYQLGEVDFVREHVEAILLGVVALSVLPIAIHLLRERRSRTEHATEPEAGDPVA